From the Streptococcus sanguinis genome, the window ACCAGGATTTTCCCGGTCGATAGGAAAAGCACCACACATGCGAATCCACCAGCCGAACACGCGATTTTCAAAAAGCTGTTTCTTGGCCATGAAAATGAACTGCTTGGGCTTGGTCGCAAAAGCCATGTAAACTGGATCCCACCATGTCCGGTGAGGGGCAACCAAGATATAATTTTCATCTTTTGAAGGAATCTTTTCTTTATTGTGATAATGTGCATTGCCGTTCAAGGTCCACAGGATAAAAATCACTAAACCTCGCAAATAAGTATAAAACATAAACTCTCCTTATTTCAAACTGTGATTGTACTTGAAATTTATTACATCCTTTCCCATTATACCTTATACCCTTATAGTCTGCAATATTTTTCCAAACTTTGGCTGTAACAGCTGATTCTGATAGCCATTTCCATAAAAAAATGGTATCATTAATCTCATGAATAAGAAAGAATTAATCGGTTTAAACCAAACCCAAGTAGATGAAAAGATTTCGCAGGGCTTGACCAACGATTTTACAAGTGACACCAGCACCAGTAACTGGCAAATCGTTAAGCGGAATGTTTTCACCCTTTTTAATGCCCTTAACTTTGTTATTGCTCTAGCCTTGGTCTCTGTCCAAGCCTGGAGCAATCTGGTCTTCTTCGCAGTAATCAGCTTTAACGCCGTCACTGGTATTATTACGGAACTACGAGCCAAACACATGATTGACAAGCTTAATCTGGTCAGCCGAGAGCTGGTCACAGTCATCCGCGACGGCCAGGAAGTCAAGATTCAGCCAGAAGAAATTGTACTGGGCGATCTGATCAAGCTGTCAGCCGGCGAGCAAATTCCCAGTGATGCCCGTGTAGTAGAGGGTGTTGCCGAGGCCAATGAAGCCATGCTGACAGGTGAGACTGACTTGGTTCTCAAGGAAGAAGGCGCTGAGCTGCTGTCTGGTAGCTTTCTGGCCAGTGGGCAGATTTATGCTGAGGTGCACCATGTCGGCGCAGATAACTATGCCAACAAGCTCATGACTGAGGCTAAAACACTCAAGCCTATCAACTCGCGCATTCTATACAATCTTGCGAAAATTTCCCGCTTTACTGGAAAAATCATCATTCCTTTCGGATTGGCTCTCTTCTTTGAAGCCCTAATGATAAAGGGACTGCCTGTCAAAAACTCTGTCATTACCAGCTCGACAGCCCTTTTGGGTATGCTGCCTAAGGGAATCGCCCTGCTGACAGTCACGTCACTCCTGACAGCCGTCATCAAGCTAGGTATGCGCAAGGTTCTTGTTCAGGAAATGTATTCTGTTGAGACCTTAGCTCGGGTAAATACTCTCTGCTTAGACAAGACCGGGACAATTACCCAAGGTAAGATGACTGTTGAAGCCTTGCATAGCCTGTCGGATAAGTTTTCTGATGAGACCGTCGGTCAAATCTTAGCAGCCTACATCCAAACCAGTGAGGATAATAACCCAACTGCTCAGGCTATCCGCAAGGGCTACGGCCATCTGGACCATGCCTATACTAGCGATAATGTCATCCCATTTTCTAGTGACCGAAAATGGGGCGCTATGCATTTATCCAGTGTCGGAACTATCTTTCTGGGGGCACCCGAAATGCTGCTGGACAGCAATCCTGCAGCGGTTGGAGAGGCTCAAAAACGCGGATCGCGGGTTTTGGTGCTGGCTCACAGCGACCAAGTGCTAAACAAACACAGTATCCAATTGCCTGAAGATATGACTGCTCTGGCCGTTCTGGAAATCACCGACCCTATTCGTGAGGGAGCAGCCGAGACACTGGACTACCTGCGCTCTCAGGATGTTGATCTGAAAATCATCTCTGGTGACAATCCTGTGACCGTTTCCCATATTGCGAGCCAGGCTGGATTTGCCAACTACGACAGCTACATCGACTGCTCTAAAATCAGCGACCAAGAACTGGTTGAGCAAGCAGAAGAAACAGCCATCTTTGGCCGTGTTTCTCCCCATCAGAAGAAGCTGCTCATCCAGACTCTTAAAGCCGCTGGTCGGACAACAGCCATGACGGGAGATGGTGTTAATGATATCTTGGCCTTACGTGAAGCAGACTGTTCCATCGTCATGGCCGAGGGAGACCCCGCAACTCGGCAAATTGCCAACTTGGTCCTTCTTAACTCCGACTTTAACGATGTCCCTGAGATTCTTTTTGAAGGCCGCCGAGTTGTTAACAACATTGGCCGGATTGCTCCGATTTTCTTCATCAAGACCATATACTCCTTTATTCTGGCTATTATCTGTATCGCCAGTATTCTGCTCGGAAAACCTGAATACCTCTTGATTTTCCCATTCATCCCGATTCAGATCACCTTGATTGACCAGTTTGTCGAAGGTTTCCCACCCTTTGTCCTCACCTTTGAGCGCAATATTAAGCCGGTTGAAAAGCACTTCCTCAAACGCTCCCTGCAGCTAGCTCTGCCAAGTTCTCTCATGATTGTCTTCAGCGTGCTATTTGTTCGCATCTGGGGCAGCAGCCATGGCTGGAGCGACATAGAAATGTCCACCCTGACCTACTACTTGCTAGGCAGCATCAGCTTCTTGTCAGTCATTCGGGCCTGCCTGCCACTCAACCTATGGCGCAGCCTGCTCATCATCTTCTCTGTCTTTGGCTTCTATCTATCAGCCTTTGTCCTGCAGCACCTTTTGGAAATTGCAACGCTGACAGCGGCAACTTTGCCAGTCTATCTGATTCTCATGGTCATTTTCGGACTTGTCTTTGTTGCCTGCACTATCAAGCAGAAATACAGATTTGATTAAGGGCTAGCTAAAATAGAATCAGCATTTAAGCTCATGGAAACATGCGAGAATCCTCGCATGTTTTTTTGATTGTGCAAAAACTTCCCATATCCCTTTGGAATCCTTGCTAAATCATGCTATAATTGACTTATGAACGAAGCAAAACTAAAAGACGGAGAACGCGTCAACCAGCTCTTTTCGACGGATGTCAAGATTATTCAAAATAGTGAGGTATTCAGCTATTCGGTAGACAGCGTGTTGCTTTCCCGCTTTCCAAAGCTGCCTCAGCGGGGGTTGATTGTCGATCTCTGTGCTGGAAATGGCGCTGTCGGACTTTTTGCCAGCACGCGCACCAAGGCTCAGATTCTAGCAGTCGAGATTCAGGAACGTCTGGCAGACATGGCCGAGCGCTCCATCGAGCTCAATGATTTGACCCAGCAAATGCAGATCATTCAGGACGATCTGAAAAATCTAGGCCAATATATCACTGGCAGCAAGGTTGATATGATTCTCTGCAATCCCCCATATTTCAAAGTGGACAAGCAATCCAATCTCAATGAAAGCCAGCACTACCTTTTAGCCCGCCATGAAATCTCAACAAATCTGGAAGAGATTTGCAAGATTGCCCAGCGAGTCCTCAAATCCAATGGTCGGTTGGCTATGGTTCATCGACCAGAACGCTTTTTAGATATTTTAGATACCATGCAAGCCCACAAGCTGGCTCCCAAGCGCATCCAGTTTGTCTATCCAAAGTTAGGTAAAGAGGCCAATATGCTGCTTATCGAAGCTATTAAAGATGGTTCCCGCGATGGTCTAAAAATCCTGCCTCCTCTCTTTATTCACAATCAGGACGGCAGCTACACTCCGGAGATTCACGAGATTTACTATGGAAAATAAAG encodes:
- a CDS encoding cation-translocating P-type ATPase, whose product is MNKKELIGLNQTQVDEKISQGLTNDFTSDTSTSNWQIVKRNVFTLFNALNFVIALALVSVQAWSNLVFFAVISFNAVTGIITELRAKHMIDKLNLVSRELVTVIRDGQEVKIQPEEIVLGDLIKLSAGEQIPSDARVVEGVAEANEAMLTGETDLVLKEEGAELLSGSFLASGQIYAEVHHVGADNYANKLMTEAKTLKPINSRILYNLAKISRFTGKIIIPFGLALFFEALMIKGLPVKNSVITSSTALLGMLPKGIALLTVTSLLTAVIKLGMRKVLVQEMYSVETLARVNTLCLDKTGTITQGKMTVEALHSLSDKFSDETVGQILAAYIQTSEDNNPTAQAIRKGYGHLDHAYTSDNVIPFSSDRKWGAMHLSSVGTIFLGAPEMLLDSNPAAVGEAQKRGSRVLVLAHSDQVLNKHSIQLPEDMTALAVLEITDPIREGAAETLDYLRSQDVDLKIISGDNPVTVSHIASQAGFANYDSYIDCSKISDQELVEQAEETAIFGRVSPHQKKLLIQTLKAAGRTTAMTGDGVNDILALREADCSIVMAEGDPATRQIANLVLLNSDFNDVPEILFEGRRVVNNIGRIAPIFFIKTIYSFILAIICIASILLGKPEYLLIFPFIPIQITLIDQFVEGFPPFVLTFERNIKPVEKHFLKRSLQLALPSSLMIVFSVLFVRIWGSSHGWSDIEMSTLTYYLLGSISFLSVIRACLPLNLWRSLLIIFSVFGFYLSAFVLQHLLEIATLTAATLPVYLILMVIFGLVFVACTIKQKYRFD
- a CDS encoding tRNA1(Val) (adenine(37)-N6)-methyltransferase — encoded protein: MNEAKLKDGERVNQLFSTDVKIIQNSEVFSYSVDSVLLSRFPKLPQRGLIVDLCAGNGAVGLFASTRTKAQILAVEIQERLADMAERSIELNDLTQQMQIIQDDLKNLGQYITGSKVDMILCNPPYFKVDKQSNLNESQHYLLARHEISTNLEEICKIAQRVLKSNGRLAMVHRPERFLDILDTMQAHKLAPKRIQFVYPKLGKEANMLLIEAIKDGSRDGLKILPPLFIHNQDGSYTPEIHEIYYGK